The Burkholderia lata genome contains a region encoding:
- a CDS encoding ExbD/TolR family protein — translation MAMNVGQDDSDEVIANINTTPLVDVMLVLLIIFLITIPVVTHTIQLQLPKETVQPLQTTPKSIEIAVNRDGDFFWGEQLVDAQTLLAKLKGVSQQQPQPSVHVRGDQNTRYEFIGRVVTMCERAGIAKLSFITEPPARGG, via the coding sequence ATGGCCATGAACGTCGGGCAGGACGATAGCGACGAGGTGATCGCCAACATCAACACGACGCCGCTCGTCGACGTGATGCTGGTGTTGCTGATCATCTTCCTGATCACGATCCCGGTCGTGACGCACACGATCCAGCTTCAGTTGCCGAAGGAGACGGTGCAGCCGCTGCAGACGACGCCGAAGAGCATCGAGATCGCGGTGAACCGCGACGGCGATTTCTTCTGGGGCGAGCAGCTGGTGGATGCACAGACGCTGCTCGCGAAGCTGAAGGGCGTGTCGCAGCAGCAGCCGCAGCCGAGTGTCCATGTGCGGGGCGACCAGAACACGCGCTACGAGTTCATCGGACGGGTGGTCACGATGTGCGAGCGCGCGGGGATCGCGAAGCTGTCGTTCATTACGGAGCCGCCGGCGCGCGGGGGGTAG
- a CDS encoding MotA/TolQ/ExbB proton channel family protein, with amino-acid sequence MTKRSLAALAASILMSVAAIDGFVAPQLAHAQASGAAGTSAPAAAPSAAPAPVPAAAEPAPPPAPATTEAVENPYGLGALWKNGDFVARFVLILLVIMSMGSWYIMITKFLEQLRANRRAKLADAQLWTAPSLAEGARLLDEASPFRFIAETAIEAGEHHEDALLEAVDRNTWIDVSVERSITNVSNRMQDGLAFLATVGSTAPFVGLFGTVWGIYHALTAIGIAGQASIDKVAGPVGEALIMTAIGLAVAVPAVLGYNFLVRRNKSVMERVRNFGAQLHTVLLAGNRRPVRAASSPAAASLAN; translated from the coding sequence ATGACGAAGCGTTCACTGGCCGCGCTGGCGGCAAGCATCCTGATGTCCGTCGCCGCAATCGACGGGTTCGTTGCACCGCAACTCGCCCACGCGCAGGCAAGCGGCGCGGCCGGCACATCGGCACCGGCCGCGGCACCGTCGGCTGCACCGGCCCCGGTTCCGGCCGCCGCCGAGCCGGCTCCGCCGCCCGCGCCGGCCACGACGGAGGCAGTCGAGAATCCGTACGGGCTTGGCGCGCTATGGAAGAACGGCGATTTCGTCGCCCGTTTCGTGCTGATCCTGCTGGTGATCATGTCGATGGGCAGCTGGTACATCATGATCACGAAGTTCCTGGAGCAGTTGCGCGCGAATCGCCGCGCGAAGCTGGCGGACGCGCAGCTCTGGACCGCGCCGTCGCTGGCAGAAGGCGCCAGGCTGCTCGACGAGGCGTCGCCGTTCCGGTTCATCGCCGAAACGGCGATCGAGGCCGGCGAGCATCATGAAGACGCGCTGCTGGAGGCGGTGGACCGCAACACGTGGATCGACGTGTCGGTCGAGCGCTCGATCACGAACGTGTCGAACCGGATGCAGGACGGGCTCGCGTTCCTGGCCACGGTGGGCTCCACCGCGCCGTTCGTCGGGCTGTTCGGCACGGTCTGGGGTATCTATCACGCGCTGACGGCCATCGGCATCGCCGGCCAGGCGTCGATCGACAAGGTCGCGGGCCCGGTGGGCGAGGCGCTCATCATGACCGCGATCGGCCTCGCCGTCGCGGTGCCGGCGGTGCTCGGCTACAACTTCCTGGTCCGCCGCAACAAGTCGGTGATGGAGCGGGTCCGCAACTTCGGCGCGCAACTCCATACCGTGCTGCTGGCCGGCAATCGGCGCCCGGTACGCGCGGCGTCGTCGCCGGCAGCCGCGTCGCTCGCGAACTGA
- a CDS encoding energy transducer TonB, whose amino-acid sequence MKVEEHLATSNSGLATLGRPREFGKKQQNPVRRFGGIGIVLVLHAVLIYALLNGLATKVVQVIQHPIETRIIEPVKPPPPPPMPVVKLPPPKFAPPPPPFVPPPEVPVQAPPQATITHQSAPVPSAPAVQAPVVAPPAPAKPVSHDVGVVCPNSDTLRASIQYPKEAQENNITGDVTIEFVVDAEGNITNERVAQSADPILDRAAYNTVKRFKCVAQGQSVRVQVPFSFNLN is encoded by the coding sequence ATGAAAGTCGAAGAACATCTGGCTACGTCGAACAGCGGACTGGCTACGCTGGGCCGTCCGCGGGAGTTCGGCAAGAAGCAACAGAATCCGGTACGCCGGTTCGGCGGCATCGGAATCGTCCTGGTGCTGCATGCAGTGCTGATCTACGCGCTGCTCAACGGCCTCGCGACGAAAGTCGTGCAGGTGATCCAGCACCCGATCGAAACCCGCATCATCGAGCCGGTCAAGCCACCGCCGCCACCGCCGATGCCCGTGGTCAAACTCCCGCCGCCGAAATTCGCGCCGCCGCCACCGCCGTTCGTCCCGCCGCCGGAAGTACCGGTGCAGGCGCCGCCGCAGGCGACGATCACGCACCAGTCGGCTCCAGTGCCGTCCGCACCGGCCGTGCAGGCGCCGGTCGTGGCGCCCCCGGCGCCGGCCAAGCCCGTCAGCCATGACGTGGGGGTGGTCTGCCCGAATTCGGACACGTTGCGCGCGTCGATCCAGTACCCGAAGGAAGCGCAGGAAAACAACATCACGGGCGACGTGACGATCGAATTCGTCGTGGATGCGGAAGGGAACATCACGAACGAACGCGTGGCGCAGTCGGCGGACCCGATCCTCGATCGCGCGGCCTACAACACCGTGAAACGATTCAAGTGCGTCGCGCAGGGCCAGTCGGTACGGGTCCAGGTTCCGTTCTCGTTCAATCTGAATTGA
- a CDS encoding aminoacyl-tRNA deacylase produces MPVSATLQDCLRQKSSRYEVVYHPYSHTSMETAAAAHIPGDRLAKTVLLEDDEGYVAAVLPTTYAVRLSDLWVKTGRHLVLAREVELRELFKDCDMGALPPVCMAYGMKTFLEERLAQQPEVYFEAGDHEALIHMMQDEFLMLMETAERAHFSHKMQGMHS; encoded by the coding sequence ATGCCTGTGTCAGCCACCCTGCAGGATTGCCTGCGTCAGAAGTCATCGCGGTACGAAGTGGTGTACCACCCCTATAGCCATACGAGCATGGAGACGGCCGCCGCCGCGCATATTCCCGGCGATCGCCTCGCGAAAACCGTGCTCCTCGAAGACGACGAAGGCTACGTCGCCGCCGTATTGCCGACCACGTACGCCGTGCGCCTGTCGGATCTCTGGGTGAAGACGGGACGCCATCTCGTGCTCGCCCGGGAGGTCGAGCTGCGCGAGTTGTTCAAGGATTGCGACATGGGCGCGTTGCCGCCGGTGTGCATGGCGTACGGGATGAAGACGTTTCTCGAGGAACGTCTCGCGCAGCAGCCGGAAGTCTATTTCGAGGCCGGCGATCACGAGGCGCTGATCCACATGATGCAGGATGAATTCCTGATGCTGATGGAGACGGCCGAACGCGCGCATTTCTCGCACAAGATGCAGGGCATGCACTCCTGA
- a CDS encoding cysteine synthase A, whose amino-acid sequence MDVRQGFVDCVGRTPLIRLTKLSAETGCEILGKAEFMNPGGSVKDRAALYIIRDAERRGVLKPGGTVVEGTAGNTGIGLAHICAARGYRCVIVIPDTQSPDKLAILRTLGAEVRPVPAAPYRDPNNYQKIAGRLADELDNAVWANQFDNVVNRQAHYETTGPEIWRDTAGTIDAFVCATGTGGTLAGVSRYLKEQNPDVRIVLADPCGSGLYGYVKTGDLGAEGSSITEGIGSTRVTMNLAGTPIDDAVRIDDQQCVTMVYRLLREEGLYVGGSSGINVAAAVWLARRMGPGHTIVTLLCDRGDIYRARLFNREWLREKGLDPGD is encoded by the coding sequence ATGGACGTGCGACAAGGCTTCGTCGACTGCGTCGGGCGCACGCCGCTGATTCGCTTGACGAAGCTCAGCGCGGAGACGGGCTGCGAGATCCTGGGCAAGGCGGAATTCATGAATCCGGGCGGGTCGGTGAAGGACCGCGCGGCACTGTACATCATCCGCGACGCCGAGCGGCGTGGCGTGCTGAAGCCGGGCGGCACCGTCGTCGAGGGTACGGCGGGCAACACCGGCATCGGTCTGGCGCATATCTGCGCGGCGCGCGGCTATCGCTGCGTGATCGTGATTCCTGACACACAATCGCCGGACAAGCTGGCGATCCTGCGCACGCTCGGCGCCGAGGTGCGCCCGGTGCCGGCGGCGCCTTACCGTGACCCGAACAACTATCAGAAGATTGCCGGGCGGCTCGCGGACGAACTCGACAACGCGGTGTGGGCCAATCAGTTCGACAACGTCGTCAATCGTCAGGCGCACTACGAGACGACCGGGCCCGAAATCTGGCGCGATACGGCGGGCACGATCGATGCGTTCGTCTGCGCGACCGGAACGGGCGGCACGCTGGCCGGCGTGAGCCGCTATCTGAAAGAGCAGAATCCGGACGTCCGGATCGTGCTGGCCGACCCGTGCGGCAGCGGGCTCTATGGGTACGTGAAAACGGGCGACCTCGGCGCAGAAGGCAGCTCGATCACCGAAGGCATCGGATCGACGCGCGTCACCATGAACCTCGCGGGCACGCCGATCGACGACGCGGTGCGGATCGACGATCAGCAGTGCGTGACGATGGTCTACCGGCTGCTGCGCGAGGAAGGGCTGTATGTCGGCGGATCGAGCGGCATCAACGTCGCGGCAGCGGTCTGGTTGGCCCGCCGGATGGGCCCGGGGCACACGATCGTGACCTTGCTGTGCGATCGTGGCGACATCTATCGCGCGCGGCTTTTCAATCGGGAATGGCTGCGCGAAAAGGGCCTGGATCCGGGGGACTGA
- a CDS encoding adenosine-specific kinase, with protein MLQLHTVAVDKPETMNFILGQSHFIKSVEDIHEALVGTVPGIRFGLAFCEASGKRLVRHSGTDATLVELACRNASAIGAGHAFIVFLGDGFYPVNVLNAIKAVPEVCRIYCATANPTEVIVAETAQGRGIVGVVDGFGPLGVENDDDIRWRKDLLRTIGYKA; from the coding sequence ATGCTGCAGCTGCACACTGTTGCCGTCGACAAGCCCGAGACCATGAACTTCATCCTCGGCCAGTCGCATTTCATCAAGTCCGTCGAAGACATCCACGAGGCGCTGGTCGGCACCGTGCCCGGCATCCGCTTCGGGCTCGCATTCTGCGAGGCGTCGGGCAAGCGGCTGGTGCGCCACTCCGGCACCGATGCGACGCTCGTCGAACTGGCCTGCCGCAACGCCAGCGCGATCGGCGCCGGTCACGCGTTCATCGTGTTCCTCGGCGACGGGTTCTACCCGGTCAACGTGCTCAATGCGATCAAGGCCGTGCCGGAGGTCTGCCGGATCTATTGCGCGACCGCGAACCCGACCGAGGTCATCGTCGCGGAAACCGCGCAAGGACGCGGGATCGTCGGCGTCGTCGACGGCTTCGGGCCGCTCGGTGTCGAAAATGACGACGACATCCGCTGGCGAAAGGACCTGCTGCGCACGATCGGCTACAAGGCCTAG
- a CDS encoding YciI-like protein, whose amino-acid sequence MHYQLTYELVDDYLSRREPFRAQHLALAQAATERGELVLAGALSDPADQAVLVFEGDSPEAAESFARADPYVQNGLVKSWRVRPWRVVIGKHAPPRA is encoded by the coding sequence ATGCATTACCAGTTGACCTACGAACTCGTCGACGATTACCTGTCCCGTCGCGAACCGTTCCGCGCCCAGCACCTCGCGCTTGCGCAGGCTGCGACCGAGCGCGGCGAACTCGTGCTCGCCGGCGCACTGTCGGACCCGGCCGATCAGGCCGTGCTCGTGTTCGAAGGGGATTCGCCGGAGGCGGCCGAGTCGTTCGCGCGCGCCGATCCATACGTGCAGAACGGCCTCGTGAAATCGTGGCGCGTGCGTCCGTGGCGCGTCGTGATCGGCAAGCACGCGCCGCCCCGCGCGTGA
- the corA gene encoding magnesium/cobalt transporter CorA, producing the protein MLINCAAYQDGRKLADIDIDAISDYVSKPECFVWVALKDPTPAELDLMGEEFGLHELALEDARKGHQRPKIEEYGDSLFAVLHMVELDDDDELNVGELNVFVGPNYVLSIRNHTEQDFRDVRKRCEREPHLLQEGSAFVFYALMDQVVDRYFPILETLGTELEELEDRIFAKATPASSRAIIEDLYSLKRRLVMLYQHTAPLIEPLAKLTGGRIPQVCSGMEPYFRDVYDHLQRIVKTIEGRREMVVTAIQVNLGMISLAESEVTKRLGSFAALFAIPTMIAGIYGMNFANMPELHLKYGFYGCIAAMVVADFALWWRFKRAGWL; encoded by the coding sequence ATGCTGATCAACTGTGCTGCATACCAGGACGGCCGCAAGCTGGCCGACATCGATATCGACGCCATCAGCGACTACGTGTCGAAGCCCGAATGCTTCGTGTGGGTCGCGCTGAAGGATCCGACGCCTGCCGAACTCGACCTGATGGGCGAGGAGTTCGGGCTGCACGAACTGGCGCTCGAGGATGCCCGCAAGGGGCATCAGCGACCGAAGATCGAGGAGTACGGCGATTCGCTGTTCGCGGTGCTGCATATGGTCGAGCTGGACGACGACGATGAATTGAATGTCGGCGAGCTGAACGTGTTCGTCGGACCGAATTACGTGCTGTCGATCCGCAACCATACCGAGCAGGATTTCCGCGACGTGCGCAAGCGTTGCGAGCGCGAGCCGCATCTGCTCCAGGAAGGCTCGGCATTCGTGTTCTACGCGCTGATGGACCAGGTCGTCGACCGCTATTTCCCGATCCTCGAAACGCTCGGCACCGAGCTCGAGGAACTCGAGGACCGCATTTTCGCGAAGGCCACGCCCGCGTCGTCGCGTGCAATCATCGAGGATCTCTATTCGCTGAAGCGCCGGCTCGTGATGCTGTACCAGCACACGGCGCCGCTGATCGAGCCGCTTGCGAAGCTCACCGGCGGGCGCATTCCGCAGGTCTGCAGCGGGATGGAGCCGTACTTTCGCGACGTGTACGACCATCTGCAGCGGATCGTGAAGACGATCGAAGGGCGGCGCGAGATGGTGGTCACGGCGATCCAGGTCAATCTCGGGATGATTTCGCTGGCCGAGAGCGAGGTGACGAAGCGGCTCGGCTCGTTCGCCGCGCTGTTCGCGATTCCGACGATGATCGCCGGCATCTACGGGATGAACTTCGCGAACATGCCCGAACTGCACCTGAAATACGGTTTCTACGGTTGCATCGCCGCGATGGTCGTCGCCGATTTCGCGCTGTGGTGGCGATTCAAGCGGGCAGGGTGGCTGTAG
- the cydX gene encoding cytochrome bd-I oxidase subunit CydX codes for MWYFSWILGIGVALGFGIINAMWLEAEVFSRGDKRNGASGPRPGGKAS; via the coding sequence ATGTGGTATTTCTCGTGGATACTCGGCATCGGCGTGGCGCTCGGCTTCGGCATCATCAACGCGATGTGGCTGGAAGCGGAAGTCTTCTCGCGCGGCGACAAGCGCAACGGCGCGTCGGGCCCGCGCCCGGGAGGCAAGGCTTCGTGA
- a CDS encoding AAA family ATPase has protein sequence MTHLVFFCGHAGTGKTTLAKRLIGPLMRATGEAFCLLDKDTLYGRYSSAAMGALTEDPNDRDSPLYLKHLRDPEYQGLLDTARENLALGIGALVVGPLSREVRDRRILDRAWLGIAPDVTLTVVWVHTSEDVAHQRIVARGNPNDAYKLTHWDEYRQRRFVPTGHECDGIVMFDNTAPSDADVDTLLYRIAPPPPAATIVPPLPA, from the coding sequence GTGACGCACCTGGTGTTCTTCTGCGGTCACGCCGGCACCGGCAAAACCACGCTCGCGAAGCGGCTCATCGGGCCGCTGATGCGCGCGACCGGCGAGGCCTTCTGCCTGCTCGACAAGGACACGCTGTACGGCCGCTACAGCTCGGCCGCGATGGGCGCGCTCACCGAGGATCCGAACGATCGCGACAGCCCGCTCTACCTGAAGCACCTGCGCGATCCCGAATACCAGGGCCTGCTCGACACCGCACGTGAGAATCTCGCGCTCGGCATCGGCGCGCTCGTGGTCGGCCCGCTGTCGCGCGAAGTGCGCGATCGCCGCATTCTCGACCGTGCGTGGCTCGGCATCGCGCCCGACGTCACGCTGACGGTCGTCTGGGTCCACACGTCGGAAGACGTCGCGCACCAGCGCATCGTCGCGCGCGGCAACCCGAACGATGCCTACAAGCTCACGCACTGGGACGAATACCGGCAGCGCCGCTTCGTGCCGACCGGCCACGAATGCGACGGCATCGTGATGTTCGACAACACCGCGCCATCCGATGCCGACGTCGACACATTGCTGTACCGCATCGCGCCGCCACCGCCCGCGGCCACGATCGTCCCGCCGCTGCCGGCCTGA
- a CDS encoding saccharopine dehydrogenase family protein: MKIAIVGAGLIGHTIAHMLRETGDYEVVAFDRDADALAKLSREGIATQRVDSADANAIREAVKGFDALVNALPYYLAVNVAAAAKAAGVHYFDLTEDVRATHAIRELAEGSDRAFMPQCGLAPGFIGLAAHELVNGFSEVRDVKMRVGALPEYPTNALKYNLTWSVDGLINEYCQPCEAIRDGRKQWVQPLEGLEHFSLDGTEYEAFNTSGGLGTLCETLSGKVETLDYKSVRYPGHRDLVQFLLEDLRLSTDRDTLKSIMRRAVPSTKQDVVLVFITVTGVKDGQLVQDVFTRKIFAKDVCGMHMSAIQITTAGAMCAVLDLFREKKLPQSGFIPQEKVSLKAFLSNRFGKLYEGGTMERVHAVA, from the coding sequence ATGAAAATCGCCATCGTCGGCGCAGGTCTGATCGGCCACACCATTGCTCACATGCTGCGTGAAACGGGCGACTACGAAGTCGTCGCGTTCGACCGTGATGCGGATGCGCTTGCGAAGCTGTCGCGCGAAGGCATCGCGACGCAACGGGTCGATTCGGCCGACGCGAACGCGATTCGCGAAGCCGTGAAGGGCTTCGATGCGCTCGTCAACGCACTGCCGTACTACCTCGCGGTCAACGTGGCCGCCGCCGCGAAGGCTGCCGGCGTCCACTACTTCGACCTGACCGAAGACGTGCGCGCCACCCACGCGATCCGCGAACTGGCCGAAGGCTCCGACCGTGCGTTCATGCCGCAGTGCGGCCTCGCACCGGGCTTCATCGGTCTCGCCGCACACGAACTGGTGAACGGCTTCAGCGAAGTGCGCGACGTGAAGATGCGCGTCGGCGCGCTGCCCGAGTATCCGACCAACGCGCTGAAGTACAACCTGACGTGGAGCGTCGACGGCCTGATCAACGAATACTGCCAGCCGTGCGAAGCGATCCGCGACGGCCGCAAGCAATGGGTGCAGCCGCTCGAAGGCCTCGAGCACTTCTCGCTGGACGGCACCGAATACGAAGCGTTCAACACGTCGGGCGGCCTGGGCACGCTGTGCGAAACGCTGTCGGGCAAGGTCGAGACGCTCGACTACAAGTCGGTGCGCTATCCGGGCCACCGCGATCTCGTGCAGTTCCTGCTCGAAGACCTGCGCCTGTCGACCGACCGTGACACGCTGAAGTCGATCATGCGCCGTGCGGTGCCGTCGACGAAGCAGGACGTCGTGCTCGTGTTCATCACGGTGACGGGCGTGAAGGACGGCCAGCTGGTGCAGGACGTGTTCACCCGCAAGATTTTCGCGAAGGACGTGTGCGGGATGCACATGAGCGCGATCCAGATCACGACGGCCGGCGCGATGTGCGCGGTGCTGGATCTGTTCCGCGAGAAGAAGCTGCCGCAGAGCGGTTTCATCCCGCAGGAAAAGGTGTCGCTGAAGGCGTTCCTGTCGAACCGCTTCGGCAAGCTGTACGAAGGCGGCACGATGGAGCGCGTGCACGCGGTGGCCTGA
- a CDS encoding COG4705 family protein, whose amino-acid sequence MQSLPAHRPPHWLNKVPDVALSFWIIKIMSTTVGETGADFLAVNAGLGQTVTRVAMASLLAIALWLQLRTRRYVPWIYWLTVVLVSIVGTQITDLLTDGLNVSLYASTAAFAVGLAAIFFVWHRVEGTLSIDTIVTPRRELFYWAAILCTFALGTAAGDLATEALGLGFTLGALCFGGLIAAVFAAWRLGANAVLAFWIAYILTRPFGASLGDLLTQARTYGGLGFGAAWTSLLFLTVIVLLVAVAQFGSGPRTRAGTAE is encoded by the coding sequence ATGCAATCCCTGCCCGCCCATCGCCCGCCGCACTGGCTGAACAAGGTGCCCGACGTCGCGCTGTCGTTCTGGATCATCAAGATCATGTCGACCACGGTCGGCGAAACCGGCGCGGACTTTCTCGCGGTCAACGCGGGGCTCGGCCAGACCGTCACGCGCGTCGCGATGGCGTCGCTGCTCGCGATCGCGCTGTGGCTGCAGTTGCGCACGCGCCGCTACGTGCCGTGGATCTACTGGCTCACGGTGGTGCTGGTCAGCATCGTCGGCACGCAGATCACCGACCTGCTCACCGACGGCCTGAACGTCAGCCTCTATGCGAGCACCGCCGCGTTTGCCGTCGGGCTCGCCGCGATCTTCTTCGTGTGGCATCGCGTCGAAGGCACGCTGTCGATCGACACGATCGTCACGCCACGGCGCGAGCTGTTCTACTGGGCCGCGATTCTCTGCACGTTCGCGCTGGGCACCGCCGCGGGCGATCTCGCCACCGAGGCGCTCGGTCTGGGCTTCACGCTCGGCGCGCTGTGCTTCGGCGGTCTGATCGCGGCCGTGTTCGCGGCGTGGCGGCTCGGTGCCAACGCGGTGCTGGCGTTCTGGATCGCTTACATCCTGACGCGCCCGTTCGGCGCGTCGCTCGGCGACCTGCTCACGCAGGCCCGCACCTATGGCGGGCTCGGCTTCGGCGCCGCCTGGACGAGCCTGCTGTTCCTCACCGTGATCGTGCTGCTCGTCGCCGTCGCGCAGTTCGGCAGCGGCCCGCGCACGCGTGCCGGTACCGCCGAATGA
- a CDS encoding response regulator transcription factor has product MRILLVEDDPMIGEAVHAALKDASYATDWVTDGVRALTAFAAQPYDLVLLDLGLPGRDGLDVLAAIRAKDASAPLLIVTARDGLDDRLAGLDGGADDYIVKPFEMAELLARIRVAIRRRAGSAAPLLSNGIVSLDPATREASVDGHAPVPLSNREFALLRALLVRPGAILSRRELEDRLYGWGEEVESNAVEFLIHSLRRKLGSTVIKNVRGAGWMVSRSG; this is encoded by the coding sequence ATGCGAATACTGCTCGTCGAAGACGACCCGATGATCGGCGAGGCCGTCCATGCCGCGTTGAAGGACGCGTCGTACGCCACCGACTGGGTCACCGACGGCGTGCGCGCGTTGACCGCGTTCGCCGCGCAGCCTTACGACCTGGTCCTGCTCGACCTCGGCCTGCCCGGCCGCGACGGGCTCGACGTGCTGGCTGCCATCCGCGCGAAGGACGCCAGCGCGCCGCTGCTGATCGTCACCGCACGCGACGGGCTCGACGATCGCCTGGCCGGCCTCGACGGCGGCGCCGACGACTACATCGTGAAGCCGTTCGAGATGGCCGAGCTGCTCGCGCGGATTCGCGTCGCGATCCGGCGCCGGGCCGGTTCGGCTGCGCCGCTGCTGAGCAATGGCATCGTGTCGCTCGATCCGGCCACGCGCGAGGCCTCGGTCGACGGGCACGCACCGGTGCCGCTGTCGAATCGCGAATTCGCGCTGCTGCGCGCGCTGCTGGTGCGCCCGGGCGCAATCCTGTCGCGGCGCGAGCTCGAGGATCGCCTGTACGGCTGGGGCGAGGAAGTCGAAAGCAATGCGGTCGAATTCCTGATCCATTCGCTGCGCCGCAAGCTCGGCAGCACCGTGATCAAGAACGTCAGGGGTGCGGGATGGATGGTTTCAAGAAGCGGCTGA
- a CDS encoding sensor histidine kinase: MDGFKKRLNESIGFRLSVALSAAILVVATAAAAFAFSSAFDEAHELQDDVLREVATLLDREHTPSLHADGTGPARESDELSRVIVQPLGGTPQPGSDGTPPLALAPTLADGLHTVDTGGSTYRVMVRTFANGERIAVAQEAGMRDDVARESAWRTALPLLILVPILLLLVADLVRKLFRPVAVLSAGIDARDKHDLRPVPAERVPVEVRPFVVAINRMLERVAQSVAAQRRFVADAAHELRSPLTAMSLQAERLAEADLPDDARARLTALRGGLDRSRHLIGQLLALARAQSAPAAPPGNVSVHAVYRRVLEDLMPLADAKAIDIGIEDGPDTSVPVDELELVSLVMNLVDNAIRYTPPGGRVDLSTQRTDTHACVTIADTGPGIAPHERERVFDPFYRVPGNAQIGSGLGLSIVKIVADRIGAGITLAYADEAESRGLRISVRIPLVQTPGATQPDSAADTPAQHAPRDGGHA, from the coding sequence ATGGATGGTTTCAAGAAGCGGCTGAACGAATCGATCGGCTTCCGCCTGTCGGTCGCGCTGTCGGCCGCGATCCTGGTCGTCGCGACGGCCGCGGCCGCGTTCGCGTTTTCATCGGCATTCGACGAAGCGCACGAACTGCAGGACGACGTGCTGCGCGAGGTCGCGACGCTGCTCGACCGCGAGCACACGCCGTCGCTCCATGCCGACGGCACCGGGCCCGCGCGCGAAAGCGACGAGCTGTCGCGCGTGATCGTGCAGCCGCTCGGCGGCACACCGCAGCCAGGCAGCGACGGCACGCCGCCGCTCGCGCTGGCGCCGACGCTCGCCGACGGGCTGCATACGGTCGATACCGGCGGCAGCACGTATCGCGTGATGGTCCGGACCTTCGCGAACGGCGAGCGCATCGCGGTCGCGCAGGAAGCCGGCATGCGCGACGATGTCGCCCGCGAAAGCGCGTGGCGCACCGCATTGCCGCTGCTGATTCTCGTGCCGATCCTGCTGCTGCTCGTCGCCGATCTCGTGCGCAAGCTGTTCCGCCCGGTGGCCGTGCTGTCCGCCGGCATCGATGCGCGCGACAAGCACGACCTGCGCCCGGTGCCGGCCGAGCGCGTGCCGGTCGAGGTGCGGCCGTTCGTCGTCGCGATCAACCGGATGCTGGAGCGCGTCGCGCAGTCGGTTGCCGCGCAGCGCCGCTTCGTCGCCGACGCCGCGCACGAGTTGCGCTCGCCACTCACCGCGATGTCGCTGCAGGCCGAGCGCCTCGCCGAGGCCGACCTGCCGGACGATGCGCGCGCACGGCTCACCGCGCTGCGCGGCGGCCTCGACCGCAGCCGCCACCTGATCGGGCAGCTGCTCGCGCTCGCACGGGCGCAAAGCGCGCCGGCCGCGCCGCCCGGTAACGTGTCGGTCCATGCGGTCTATCGCCGCGTGCTGGAAGACCTGATGCCGCTCGCCGACGCGAAAGCCATCGACATCGGCATCGAAGACGGCCCGGATACCTCCGTGCCCGTCGACGAGCTCGAACTCGTATCGCTCGTGATGAACCTGGTCGACAACGCGATCCGCTACACGCCGCCGGGCGGACGCGTGGACCTGTCGACGCAACGCACGGACACGCACGCATGCGTGACGATCGCCGATACCGGCCCGGGCATCGCGCCGCACGAACGCGAGCGCGTATTCGATCCGTTCTACCGGGTGCCGGGCAATGCGCAGATCGGCTCCGGGCTCGGCCTGTCGATCGTGAAGATCGTCGCGGACCGGATCGGCGCCGGCATCACGCTCGCGTATGCGGACGAAGCGGAATCGCGCGGGTTGCGCATCTCGGTGCGGATTCCGCTGGTGCAGACGCCTGGCGCGACGCAGCCCGACAGCGCGGCCGATACGCCGGCGCAACACGCACCGCGCGACGGAGGCCATGCTTGA